The stretch of DNA TCATGTACCTTCATCACTGGGAGACAAGGAGGCAGCTAAACTACTATGCTTTCTATTTGTGAATAAGCTGAGGAACATGTGCAATGACcagttgcattattttttaattagtatttattgaaatatagttgatttacaatgtgttaatttctgctgtacagcaaagtggttcagttatatatgtacatttttaatatacttttccattatggtttatcataggatattgtatagagttctctgtgctatacaataggaccttatttataacaaattttaaaataagtgatatAATTAGGTGACTGAGCATGGTTTGTATGTGTTGCTTGTGCAATAATTTGTGAACTAAAGAGCCAGCAGTGAAGTTTGTAGTTTATGCAATCATATACTCACCATTAATGACATTGGAACTGTGTTTTGGGGCAGTTGGTGTTATTTAACTAAACCATGGTAAGTGCATTCATTTATACCAAAATTGTGCAATCTAAGGCCTGTCACTACAAAATGAGCAtactgctaaataaaaattaggaaaaacaaaaataacatgaaCCAGTGGAAGCAGAAAGgataaacaatgaaaaagaaaaataattaggaaaaagaaaacagtaaaattaataaattaagaataaagaaataataaatacactTATAAGGTTAACCAATAGCTATTGTCATTtgtggaaaaataagaaaacacaaatacaaaATTAAGACTAATAAAGGAGCTGTAGCTACAAAGACAGTGCAAATAATCTTTAAAGCATTTTCTGGCAAAATATAATTTCCAAAAGCTTATTACAAATTAATGGCAActcttaatagaaaaatagagaaacttGTCAAACTGTCACTTGAAAGGGGGCTCCAGGTACAAACTGTTTCAAAAAGAGAAGTTTGCCagagttttaaagaaaagagaaatcccAAAGCTGTTCAGTTCCAGAGTATTAAAAGGACAACCATCCTCcatattatttttatgaattgaATAAAAATTTGTACACATTGCACAcattaaaaaatgagataaatttAACCTACAGTATTGAAGCATAAATTGTAAATGATAACACTGCAAGCAGAGCCCAACAGAACAGTAAATGAGCAGCATAGGAGACCCAAGCAAGAGTTTATGCAAGAATGACTATTACGGAGTTTATTAAAATAACTCCTATCTTAGGAGAGAAAATCTATGCTTATTCTTCAGAGATGCTCTAAAGATGTTTTATAAATTTCAACATGCATTCTTGACTTAACGATTCTCAGTAGATAGAGAACTCTTCCTCATTGTATGATCTATGTAATGAGGAATAGTGCACAGATCTTCAGCAAAGTGAGGGATAAAACAAGCATGGCCACCCTACTTAACATCTTTATGAAGCTACAAGGCACTGAAATCAGGGGAAAGAAATTAGAAGTGAACTAACTGAAAAGCAGCAgtaaaatgtttactattttcAGACATCATTGCAGACATGTAAAACCCAACAGAATTGTATCAGAATGCCAACATGAAAATTAGTCAATTCAATAAGATATAAAAGATGCACAAAAATCAGTactttcatataaaataaaatgctggaAGATATGAATAGGGAAATACACTGTGGAAAGAAAAGTTATCTAGAactacatttaatttaaaaatatgccacATGTATTAAACTTGTCCTCATCAATGACAAGGTTCCAATTTCCCTTCAGGTGAATGACTCCGGCAACCTCTGGGACTAGGGTGTTACCGAAAAGGGATTTGAGAGGAAATCCTCTGAGGCGGCTTTTATTAGTTATTTGGAAACTACAAGTAAATGTAGTCCTCTGACCTGTGTGAACACTTAGAACTGTGACCATCTTGAGAGTAAAGCCAGGGTCGGGAAAAGGGCAGTAAGACTGCATGGCCATGCACCCAGGGCTCTGATCACTGTCTGTTACCGCCGATGTCTCTTCAGTGTTTGTCTGCTGAGCAGAGCCCACGTGGTTCAGTAATACAAGGCACCTTTTTATTGATTCATCACACAACATAAACACCCACAAATGATCATGccatctttttttgggggggggggggaatcaaaAAGAGGTTGTTACTGTTTCCTAGTCAATTTTGGATAGCCAGGTTGTTGCGTTACAATATAGGTGATGGTAGTATTCCAGGGATAACAGGCACTGAACAGCATATAAGGGTGTGGcattaaggcaaaaaaaaataaaacagcctaCGTGCTTAACCTTTAGAATTAGGCTGGCCCAGAGGGTCCCAACTTCCTTAAGCACCAACAGTGGAAAAAAGCTACCCTTAGTGTGTTAATGTTCTATTCCTTTAATCACACTCCCTTTCTAGATCTCTGCACAACTTTGGGCCTTTCATAGAAAGTTTTTTCAAAAAGTCATTCATAGAAACGAAAACCCAAATAGCCTTCCTGAGTCCACTATTCTGAGAGAGTGTGTTTTACGTTGTGTATCATCAAGCTTTTCTGAATTCATTGGGACCTTTTGAGAACACTAGTTACACAGTAACACCTGTGTTGAATAACCGACAGTAATTAACTATCAATCCTAGTACTTACTGTAATCTCTcagtcccaactctttgcaactccattgactgtagcccaccaggctcctctgtccacagaattcttcagTCACTACTGGAGTCATTAGGTATCcactctcttcttcaggggatcgaactcaggcctccCCAATTGCAAGcacagtctttaccatctgaacccctAGGAAAGACCAATAATTCGGGAGTGGTTAGCCTAGCCTTCATCACCGGAacattccagacccaggaatcgaaccggagtcttCTGCAGCAGGTCTTTACTAGCTAGCTACGTAAAGTGAATACCGAGTCCACAGCTTTTTTAAGAGTGTGTTAGATGGCTCTGAAAAGAGCCTTTGGGTTACTGAAAAGTGATTTTTACAAGTTTACTTGGAGCTGGTGTACTTGGTAACAGCCTTGGTGCCTTCAGATACGGCATGTTTAGCCAATTCCCCGGGCAGCAGCAGGCGCACAGCTGTCTGGATCTCCCTAGATGTAATGGTTGAACGCTTGTTGTAATGCGCCAGGCGCGATGCCTCACAGGCAATACGCTCAAAGATGTCAGTGACAAAAGAATTCATGATGCTCATAGCTTTTGATGAGATGCCAGTATCCGGGTGAACTTGTTTTAAGACTTTATAGATATATATTGAATAGCTCTCCtttctgcatctcctgcgcttcttcccttctttcttctgagTTTTAGTAACAGCTTTTTTAAACCCTTTCTTGGAGATAGCAGCACCCTTCGAAGACAACTCCGGCATGACTAGTGTCAGTAGCTCTTCAGTATTACCAGTTCTTTTTAGCGTTAGCAGCTCCTTATAGTATGAACAGCTAATCACGGAGAAAACACTTCCCACACACGCTGAATAATCAAAGACGTTTAAGTGGGTGGAAAGAGTGGTATTTATAGGCACGGCGCTCAAGTGACGTATCAAGAGGCCAACGTCTGATTGGATATTTGGGACTGTCGTGTATGTAAATGAGGCGATTTGCTTGAGCTTTGCTGATTGGCTAGCTGGTCATCAGCCAATCAGAACGCAAAGCACAACCTACCGTCAGGCTATAAATAGGCCCAGTAGGGTTTGTTGGAAGTGTATTTTACGCGTATCACCATTTTGTTGTGAGATTATGTCGGGTAGCGGGAAGCAAGGAGGCAAGGCCTGTGCAAAGGCGAAAACTCGCTCATCCAAAGCAGGTTTGCAGTTTCCGGTGGGCAGGATCCACCACCTGCTCCGCAACGGCAACTACGGCGAGGACGTTGGGGCAGGTGCGCCAGTATATTTGGCAGGGGTGTTGGAGTACCTAACGGCTGAGATCTTAGAATTAGTAGGTGATGCATCACGTGACAAGAAGAAGCCCGCGCATCATTCCTCGTAATGATGCGTTTGCAGCTGCCATCCGTAATGATGAGCTTAACAAGCTCGTGGCGGGTGTGACTGTTGCTCAGGGTGGCATCCTGCCCAATATCCAGGCTGTGCTACTACCCAAAAAGACCGAGAGCCACCATCACAAAGTACAGAGCTAGTAATCATAGTGCAGAATGCCAGTGAGCAGTCCAAATGTCTCATAAACTGACGGCAACCAAAGGCTCTTTTCAGAGCCATTGAAATATATCAGTGAGGGCTGTGACATAGAGTAGGCCTGTAAATTGCAGTTTTCCAGCAATAGGCTGCCAAAAATTTCTATCTAGTACCCACAACCTTTGTACTATGAGAGTATTTGAATGTTGATCCGAACACTTAAGGTTCCTTGAAGTTGTTTGCTTGTGGGCCCTCAAGATGCTTATCAGGGCAAAAGAGAAAAGCTTCATTCTAACACCCTTTTTATGGCTCATTTTGGTGAGTATTTGACAATCTCTGACTTAACACGTGCAgagaaaatgtcttaaaatgtATTGTATATCAGAAACCCTAATGGCATATGTAGGGAGGAGAGGGAATACTATCTCTAGAAGTAGGAATATATCACGTGTCATTGAAATTATTACGGAGTTTTGGGCAGATTTTTCAAGAGATTTAGCCTCTACAAAACAGTGGCTTCACTTGATCTATATTATAAACACCAAGAAAAATTGGAAAGCAAGTGAACGATTGTCAGACTTACAGAAGATTCAGCAGTTTGCCCTATTTCAAGGAGAAAGAGtcactgttttttttgtttttttttttttttgtttgttttgtaaatcaTTTTAGACACGAGAGCTACACGGAAGACATACAGAGGTAGGTACGAAGAAAAGTATAGAGTTCTGTAAGAAGTTAAAAGATGAAAGTAAACTtccaagtaattagcctccagctaataaacataaataaaaaaagaagaaagtaaacttcCATATGTTGATGAAGGACAATCAAgttatgaaaaagattatcagGTGTTGACTTAATGTATGTAGATAAGGCATGCGATTGAGGAGGGCacaaaaggaagggaaaatactgaaaaggaaaaaggaaactcATACAGATACATTGAACAAAACTATGTTTAGAACATggtattaaaactttaaaatgtgaaattttaaaatccaggAATTCTGATGTGATTGGCTAAATGAAGGATATATGaaaaatttccaaaacagaaGAATTCCAAAAAGAATAAATGGTCCTCCATCAAGCAGCTGGACCTTAACTCCCCCAGACTTAAAGTGGAGCATGCAAAAGCCAGAGAGAATGCTAGTGACTTTACAGAAACCTGGAACACTACCTTAGATGATCAGTGTTAACATAAGTGATAAACCATGTTGTTTGCATGTGCCCTTAATACGATGTGTTGAGAAGGGCAATTCACGCATTTAGTCTTCCAACAACCCATAATCTCAGACTaaacatgagaaaaacatcagacaaatccaaattTAGGGATATTCTTTAGAATATGAGTCCTCAAAATTaccaaggtcatcaaaaacaaggaaattctgAGAAACTGTTAGCCCAGAGCAGTTAAGGAGACATAAATAAATGCCATATAAAACAACCTGGGGATTAATCAGCATATAATTTATAGTCAGCATCCATCCATATTCAAGGTTCCTTCACATTCACAGATGCAGCGACAGACTGCATAGCCCTGTGATGTTTACTATTGGAAAGTATCTGCGTACAAATTCAAACTCTAGTGCAAGAGTCAACTCTATTTTGTATTGGATTCCGGGACAGAAAAACAGCATTAGACAAACCTAATGAAATTCAAACAAAATGTAGAGTTTAACTCACAGTAAAGAGCCAGTGTTAGCTCTAGCTTGTGACAAATGCATAAATGTTCACAAGAGAGGAAACAGAGGTATATGGGAACTATGTATAACTTTTATGTTAAATCTAAAATTATCCCAAGTTAGAAAgcttattgaaaaaataaacacattttttattaaattaggGAAGAGTCCCAAACCCATAAGCAGATGAAGAAATTTTAGTAGACTCAACTCTTAAGTAGAAAACATGAGTAGCTCTGAAAAGAACCTCTGGTTTTCGGATGTGTCCTTGTAAAAGCTCTCTTATAGGTGTTTTATTTGGTGACAAGACATAGTGCCTTGCTAACAGTGTAGTTGGCAGATTCCCCAGGCATCAACAGGCAGTGGCTGTCTGGAATTCCCTGTAGAGGATAGTCAGTCTATTGTAATGAGTGGGGCAGATGGATTCACCAGCAGTGTGCTCAAAGTCAAAAACAAGTTCGGTATTCACATAGAGATCCCAGTGTTGGGATGAACGTGCTTTAAGACCTACCTTGTGGACCTTAAGTGTAATAGCACCATCTGTGACATCTCTGGttcttcttgcctttcttttcatcttatggtggctgctgctgatgctaagttgcttcagtcatgtccgactttgtgcgaccccatagacagcagcccaccagactctgctatccctggggttctccaggcaagaacactggagtgggttgccatttccttctccaatgcatgaaagtgaaaagtgaaagtgaagtggttcagtcgtatccaactctttgtgaccccattaattgcagcacgccaggcctccctgtccatcaccaactccaggagcctacccaaactcatgtccattgagtcactgatgccatccagccatctcatcctctgtcatccccttctcttcctcccccagtccctcccagcatcagggtcttttccaatgagtcaactcttcaccaaAGAGTGgccaatgaggtggccaaagtattggagtttcagcttcagcatcagtccttccaatgaatacccaggactgatctcctttaggatggactgattggatctccttgcagtccaaggaactctcaagagtcttcaacatcacagttcaaaagcatcaattcttctgcactcagctttcttcacggtccaatgctcacatccatacatgaccaatggaaaaaccatagccttgattagatggacctttgttggcaaagtaatgtctctgctttttaatatgctgtctgggttggtcataactttccctccaaggagtaagcatcttttaatttcatggctgcagtcaccatctgcagtgattttggagccccccaaaataaagtctgacactgtttccccatctgtttgccatgtaatgatgggaccagatgccgtgatcttagttttctgaatgttgagttttaagccaactttttcactctcctctttactttcatcaagaggctctttagttcttcttcactttcttccataagggtggtgtcatctgcatatctgaggttattgatatttctcccagcagtcttgattccagcttgtgcttcatccagtccagcatttctcatgatgtactctgcacataaggcAAGAGAATAAGAGAAGATTGAAAAAAGAGGTGGACCACTCCAGATTAATGGGTGGCAGTTTTAATAAGCAAGAGAACTTATGTATGAGGCTTGTCTTATGCAGCTATAAGACAAGCCAATCCTTGTCCACCAGAATCTTGTTTATATAGCAGTCTTAACAGGGTTCAGCCAGGAACATAGTCCATATAGTCTTAGTAACACATTATTCTCTCAAGGCTGCATCCTTGAAGGGGCTCCTAGTTTAGGGACAGTGGGTAGAATGTTCATTTCAAGGCCGGATTGAGGAGCCTCCAGTTGCCTGGGTCCAGTTCAAGGGTCAACTGGTGTGATCACATCCTCCTGATGACCTCCCTCAACATCTCTCAACTACTCTTAGCTTAGCTGTGGGGTCTAGCTCCTGCCTACCTCACTGGGCTCTTTTCTTATCATGGTCTCCCATTGTGTTCTCATATCAATACACTTCCAGTTCCATGAATTTAATTCTTTTGTCTGTCTTAGTtgtatccccccaccccccaaatgtTCTTCCTGCCCTTCTTTATTTAGTTTCTATAAATCATTCAAGATTATGGTCttataataatatttcattatttcaatCAATGCTGAAATGTACACCTACAAGCAAATAGCTGTTGCCTCCTTCTGAAGTAGTTGCCTTAAACTATTTCTAGATATAGGATGATTGGATCAAAGAGTGTACATGATTTTACAGCTTTGTCTGCATATTGTTAAATTACTCTTCCAAATGGTTACATTCAAAAAACCACAGCAAAGCATGAaagtatatgttttattttgctcTCAAAGAATTTGGTGTTGCTTAGATAAAGATTTGCTTAAGTGTTAGCATAAAGTGCTAccatattattgttttaatttggatttctttttattattgggAGACTGAACATtttcattcatatatatgtgtatgtgcgtgtgtgtgtatacatacatacatgcatgctaagtcgcttcagttatgtccggctctttgcaaccccatggattatagccccccaaagctcctctgtccatgggattctccaggcaagaatactgaagtagtttgccatgccctcctccaggggatcttcccaacccagggattgaacctgcatcttttaacATCtcgcattggtaggcgggttcttttccactagtgctgcctgggaagccatacacaaacacacacacacacacacacacaacattttaTTTTGCCAGTTAGTCTTATCTTGTGAAATGTCTCTTTGGgtcccttaaaaaataatttaaacaataaaattacaTTCACTGTTCTCTACTATTATAAAACTTAGGTTATGTTTGACCCTTAATAGAATATTTGTGAAatctaaagaaaacaattttacaaTGTAATCAATAAGAGCCAGTTGGAATTTTTAAATTGCCTCTTGAACTTGACTTGAAACTTGAATTCATTAACTTGAAATGTGGTCACACATGAGCTCCTTTATAAGCAGACAGACTCTTAGCTGACACCAGAGGAAGACAGTGGGCACTCCACGTGAAAATATATCCAATTTTTAGTGCCTTTCTGAAATAACACTGGAGAAAATGTATAGCGAAATTATGAATACTATACTCAACAGTCTTAGGGAGAAAAACAAGACATCTTGCTTAAAATATACATTCAGACTTCAACTTTTCATGAACTaggaaagatataaaataagaatgGTGATTAAGAGAACAACTGTAAAACACTCATAAATGTCTTTACAGATCTTGTTTTATCATTTCTGGCTCCTGTGAGCCTGGGAATCCTACAGATCTGCTTCACAACCCAGCTCTGCTATTTCTAAGATGAGTGGTCTTAATCTCTCTGCCCCTCAGTCTCTTCCTTTGCACACTGtgtaataatacctacctcacaggattTCTGTGAAGGTTAAATTGTGTATCACATCAATAAAGCatctgaagtgaagtcactcagtcattgtccgactgtttgtgaccctgtggactgtagcctaccaggctcctccatccatgggattttccaagcaagagtactggagtgggttgccatttccttctccaggggatcttcccgacccacgggatcgaacccaggtctcctgcattgtaggcagacgctttaccatctaagccactggggaagtccaataAAGCATCTGGCACCTAGCAAATGGTTCAGATATGTTACTTTTCTTCTTCTAGTGCAGAGGCTCTCAACTGGGGGTGATTTTGCCCCTCAAGGGACATTTGGCAATAGCTTGAGACATTCATGGCTCACggaacctggagaaggaagcccTAAGTCAGTATCCTGAgtttgagtcctggctctgccccttTCTGCCTGGGTGacctgggaaaaaaaatctcctgaTACCTCTTTCCCCATTTATGGCATTAAAGGAAGACTCCCTTGTGAGGTTTACATGGACCTCAGCCGTTCAGTGCTTTACAAGCATCACCTGTAATTCTCTCCTTTGCTTGCTGGGTCCTGCCTCACAAAGAAGGCCAAGATTAAAATTTACCACATAATTACTGTTATATGGCCCTAAGTTGCCAGCGAGAGGCAGGTGAATTGACACTTATTGAACATCTGTGATGTGAGGATTCTGTATTCAACCCTTCAAGCCCATTGTTTAAGatgcaaaaatagaaaatcagtaaAAGGCAGCCAGGGGATTGATCCAAGGAGCTGCCTACTTTTTTGTATTGGAGAAGAGTATGTAACTAAAATGTAACTGATGGTTTCCTAGGCCCTAGAATGTGAAAGTTAATTCCGTTTCCATTTTTTGGCTCACCTGCTCTGCTCATCTCAAAACTTAGAGGAGGCCACAGATGAATGAACTGAATGCCTAGGAACGGGGAGATAGATTGACATGAGGAAAGGTTGAAGAAAGGAAATCCTcgcagtggctcagcggtaaagaatctacttgcgatgcaggagatgtaggagacgcaggttcgacccctgggtcaagaaaagcccctggaggagggcatggcaacccacttcagtatccttgcctagagaatcccatggacagagaagcctgacaggctatatagtccatagggtcacaaagagtcagacacgactgaagtgacttagcacatacaggGGCTTTTCCTCCAGCAGAAGATATTCCAGGGCTGAGGACCGACTGAAAGTGCACGGCCCTTCTGCTCCCTTCTCttggcttctcttttctcctgaGCCCACCCTCTCAGTCCATCTACCTGTCTGGTCTGCTTATGTCTACCTGCAGgtctgcggctcccaggctcaagCTTATCAAGTGTAGTTCATTGTGGCGAACGCTGACAGAGACAACTCATGAAACTCG from Muntiacus reevesi chromosome 20, mMunRee1.1, whole genome shotgun sequence encodes:
- the LOC136151542 gene encoding histone H2B type 1-A translates to MPELSSKGAAISKKGFKKAVTKTQKKEGKKRRRCRKESYSIYIYKVLKQVHPDTGISSKAMSIMNSFVTDIFERIACEASRLAHYNKRSTITSREIQTAVRLLLPGELAKHAVSEGTKAVTKYTSSK